A region from the Hippoglossus hippoglossus isolate fHipHip1 chromosome 18, fHipHip1.pri, whole genome shotgun sequence genome encodes:
- the snx15 gene encoding sorting nexin-15: protein MSRKAKEEYHRFFSVTEPRPHEKGHTEYKVSARFVSKRHPEDVKEVVVWRRFSELKKLHGELAYTHRNLFRRQEEFPSFPRAQMFGRFEDAVIEERRKAAEAMFLFTTTIPALYNSPQLKDFFRGGEVIRPLDPTPLSSAGPLPPPLIPLPKRRASDCEPAEEEEGREAPTLPQDLGTNLGLEVGEPEVAAEAYSEMGGSPREEEREEQEEQEEQEELSDTELDNRAPSPDQARNPKSQDSIEEFDSLFDSVAEERVPSPKEEDQAPLSDNDLAVFDPCYKQDRSGSSCDHSELFSLPPTSLQGGDVGYLNQAATQLTSAMEREKEGEFSAAICGYRTAVDILITGVQGDPDPVRKESVMRRTAQYLKHAEMLVDRHSSPTHTLTSTHTHAQGP, encoded by the exons ATGTCGCGGAAAGCCAAAGAGGAATATCACCGGTTCTTCTCCGTTACCGAGCCACGGCCACACGAGAAGGGACACACCGAGTACAAAGTGTCAGCGCGG TTTGTGTCCAAGCGCCATCCCGAAGATGTGAAGGAGGTGGTCGTGTGGAGGAGGTTCTCTGAGCTGAAGAAGCTTCACGGGGAGTTGGCCTATACGCACAGGAATCTGTTCAGAAGACAGGAGGAGTTCCCGTCGTTTCCTCGTGCACAAATGTTCG GAAGGTTTGAGGACGCTGTGattgaagagagaagaaaggcaGCAGAGGCCATGTTCCTGTTCACGACCACTATACCCGCTCTCTACAACAGCCCACAGCTAAAGGACTTCTTCAGA GGCGGCGAGGTCATTAGACCTCTCGATCCAACCCCTCTGTCCTCCGCTGggcctctgcctccccctctcaTCCCCCTCCCCAAACGCAGGGCCTCAGACTGTGAGCccgcagaggaggaggaggggagggaggctCCCACTTTACCCCAGGACCTGGGAACCAACCTGGGTTTAGAAGTGGGAGAACCAGAGGTGGCGGCCGAGGCTTACAGCGAGATGGGAGGCTCTCCGAGAGAAGAGGAGcgagaggagcaagaggagcaagaggagcaagaggagctCAGCGACACAGAGCTGGATAACAGAG CGCCATCTCCTGACCAAGCCAGAAACCCCAAATCACAAGACTCCATAGAAGAGTTTGATTCACTGTTCGACTCAGTGGCAGAAGAGCGGGTTCCATCCCCAAAGGAAGAAGATCAAGCTCCGCTGTCTGACAACGACTTGGCCGTCTTTGATCCCTGCTATAAACaag ATAGATCTGGTTCCTCCTGTGACCACTCAGAATTGTTCTCACTGCCGCCGACCAGTCTACAAGGAGGCGACGTGGGTTACCTGAACCAAGCGGCCACTCAGCTGACATCTGCCATGGAgcgggagaaggagggagagttCAGCGCTGCTATTTGCGGATACCGGACGGCCGTGGATATATTGATCACAGGAGTTCAGG gagacCCAGATCCAGTGCGCAAGGAGTCTGTGATGAGAAGGACCGCCCAGTATCTGAAACACGCCGAGATGTTGGTCGACAGGCActcctcacccacacacactctcacgtctacacacacacatgcacagggcCCATAG
- the slc3a2a gene encoding solute carrier family 3 member 2a, with amino-acid sequence MSKNTEVDMKEVELNELDPEKQPMTGDGQAPGGEKNGSVKLKVPDDVVNFTGLSKEELMKVAGTPGWVRTRWALLILFWLGWIGMLAGAIAIIVQAPRCKPIPEMNWWNEGPLYQIPDVVAFADGLEGVETKLDAMNQLKVKGLVLGPLHSVQANQPNSLDLKTIDPIQGKESELVAVLEKAHKKGISVVLDLTPNYPGAASWFSTADTSDVMEKLKAAAEHWLDLGVDGIKVSDLSIATDSPEWSNLQAVVLGNHTEGMKKRALMGVVEGISPIEVSQLVNTSGVNLVLSDLLSTKTGGVERIKAMDTLHTDQRNLAWGLGAAQRDQLSTLAKTPSLIRLYQLLLFTMPGTPVFTYGDEIGLKAGGAGNFSKMVWDIEKEPEEGAVVDEAAEAERKEQIAVRKWFKSLSELRGKERSLLHGDYYPLYSSATSLAFLRLWDQSERYIAAVNWGDAPESLKLSLTPTEGVELPETATVSLSATNSSSKDLTEESEVKLDSFTLESGEAVLLKFPYTV; translated from the exons ATGAGTAAGAACACAGAGGTCGACATGAAGGAAGTGGAGCTCAACGAGCTGGATCCTGAGAAGCAGCCGATGACTGGTGATGGCCAGGCACCGGGCGGGGAGAAAAATGGCAGCGTCAAGCTGAAGGTCCCCGATGATGTGGTGAACTTCACCGGCCTGTCCAAAGAGGAGCTGATGAAGGTTGCTGGCACTCCAGG ATGGGTGCGAACCCGCTGGGCGCTTCTCATCCTGTTTTGGCTGGGCTGGATCGGCATGTTGGCCGGAGCCATCGCCATCATCGTCCAGGCCCCCCGCTGCAAACCCATCCCTGAGATGAACTGGTGGAACGAAGGACCCCTGTACCAGATCCCCGACGTCGTAGCTTTCGCTGATGGACTGGAAG GTGTCGAGACAAAGTTGGACGCCATGAACCAGCTTAAGGTGAAAGGCCTGGTTCTGGGCCCTCTTCACTCCGTCCAGGCCAACCAGCCAAACAGCCTGGATCTCAAAACAATTGATCCAATTCAGGGAAAAGAGAGCGAACTGGTGGCCGTGCTGGAAAAGGCCCACAAGAAGG GCATTTCTGTGGTGCTTGACCTGACTCCAAACTACCCAGGAGCAGCTTCCTGGTTCAGTACTGCTGATACCAGTGATGTGATGGAGAAACTTAag gctgcagcagaacaTTGGCTGGATTTGGGTGTCGATGGCATCAAGGTTTCGGACTTGAGCATTGCCACCGACTCTCCGGAATGGTCAAACCTACAAGCTGTTGTCCTGGGCAACCACACCGAGGGCATGAAGAAGAG GGCCTTGATGGGTGTAGTTGAAGGCATTTCTCCCATAGAGGTGTCCCAGCTCGTCAATACCTCCGGTGTGAACCTCGTCCTGTCCgacctgctcagcaccaaaacTGGAG GTGTGGAGCGCATCAAGGCTATGGACACCCTTCACACTGACCAGAGAAATCTGGCCTGGGGTCTGGGTGCCGCCCAGAGGGACCAGCTGTCCACACTGGCAAAAACTCCGTCCCTGATCCGTCTCTACCAGCTCCTGTTGTTCACCATGCCTGGAACCCCTGTGTTCACATACGGAGACGAGATCGGTCTTAAAGCAGGAGGG gcGGGAAACTTTTCTAAAATGGTTTGGGACATCGAGAAGGAACCTGAAGAAGGAGCAGTAGTTGACGAGGCAGCTGAG GCGGAGAGGAAGGAACAGATTGCTGTAAGGAAGTGGTTCAAATCCCTCAGTGAGCTGCGAGGCAAAGAGCGCTCTCTCCTCCACGGAGACTACTACCCTCTCTACTCCTCTGCCACCTCGCTCGCTTTCCTTCGTCTGTGGGACCAGAGCGAGAGATACATAGCGGCTGTCAACTGGGGAGACGCACCAGAGTCACTAAAGCTCTCGCTGACACCTACAG AGGGAGTAGAGCTGCCAGAGACGGCCACGGTGAGCCTGTCGGCCACAAACAGCTCCTCGAAAGATCTCACAGAAGAATCCGAGGTCAAACTGGACAGTTTCACTCTAGAATCCGGAGAAGCCGTCCTGCTGAAGTTCCCCTACACGGTCTAG